A region of Vanessa cardui chromosome 1, ilVanCard2.1, whole genome shotgun sequence DNA encodes the following proteins:
- the LOC124544474 gene encoding protein PFC0760c-like gives MDPKELRANAPLSISLSDDSTKYVHSSPTLPGNKSKSYHEIGSNSMGKVDAMASRPCAIIGPDRVLTQTSSDVYLKKAPVEPWPCSDNSYRQPPDYPNKLSEYPPIRNISPRQTFQENMQRVMVPPTYNSIKNSDESSLKNSKLNMPQEAKYCDVPYNMNSVTNELKSVRNPDIPMSSVNPAYSRAVPHYGWPAGVSIRPPRPYGAPEIYQYQEYPGGVGPRPVTIPHPHRVHREEAAQVYSERFYQEANIRFKPYPVLKEKHQQTRYDYINNYQNNFHPPVSFPPHKYDLQKPIHPHAYPVYSQVPIKYLDRRVHESFVDGYQRSNQQPNFNPQFHNQVIHPPYGPSSGNCIQNKSFTDLSAKAMAANKLPYEANNKIYLELDTSRNKGYPMPENVYYNEINHTQHMRNEILLQNHSSLNMHSMPQHQIYRRENIPLKHYEYNVHHRNLDQSVNLNYSLPRIPLQFSPNTVAISPSDSNTSNDTGHTVGTAQEDCGYVSQSSTNSARSLDANSLSVHKDRYRRHDYNNQTIQRNVLHINNSEKNSKNKTNSSSKKNIDVRQFLQMWNEGEDEASESNKEIVTQIHQNNFSIPPKTPNNQEQLYVLGLVNVPSEELSKYEHIQKISKLPENIKGYNNIELLNQYEELLESPHNNNYKNIQKVHKDHNLLSKRPNDKEIVSLPRPVSPLDVEAKISQSVIHKEVGCNFEIKPCSPEMLNVEVATPIQSILGERIIEKVANPNANMSKSPRLSMNDDNRNHSNIKIASCDMINTQYTVNNYANGIKNNHYNVQDFDSNSGICLASLPRLDNDIELNFPEINQQFIKANKIESDSHLFQKDLVQLNLDQVSQERNNFQQNSNSPSQFCLGAPEKEFSKLSKYRKSKKCDLMPKEDIVERSNVGTAQQRINSVIIKNPDTKLPEDNNNSCSTANNTLGENINNNFNADPNSENLLNSLLPENNKMLSFDTAIDFSLNKTEETKSYDCLSKCTDEPDYFNDNDNINFTPVTVIDKEIISKEKPIELQIKEVKEIEAIEEVNINNQPIVYSRIEINDNNASISYDMTISDRNKENSIPVIQNISSITEMEEYANLQQNSSCDIIQGDDCIGETSTVLETVNKENINNNQIYTTIPVPDVISDKVEKCLEKNLETIELEVTLDSHEEGVESKNDTIIANENKCDDVDKRHIILETEAETAESKNITAVRENSTTETVLSKITKNKIDEGSILQNATSVESNKNIELSGVFDEIKEIVNSTENKNLEEEKVLMAVNADIMEIKDINEELEQFQYVKSCPIDLQVNYKTDDYTVISKNNDSLLKDSNQDTNMIETKMSDLSTALDSSESSSNCEKQITHTSLNNDGLKSSENNKEELSELSDQDEEKNCNKEELVSCTNINNENLEVSQVISANKEKENINNDELSPKLKITKSVNNPYQERKYDHFAKELYSPRIQKLITFHEGVCKVIPNNDDCLKTTEKRIEVDTSDETLNENDIKESKDIEMKDVVQNDVDDVIDFSESCSNEEQKINCDPIDTQIDGKDLTKSPEDEIIPDEEDCTKKTNCVSFVRRNVLKRSLSESALGDYEENENHSVFSPTKRKKRNHNIINPVISEELCSIIQTNRRNSISTFYNEENVFILIDNDIIITEEQDDAEKMYYTEIPDDLSNNISQNDSSNNENSTLNTEMVSDETNQLCEYSDNLNFIEEKTVEESWVEDVACIETVVSDDITDDIDYDNMSPKKNNIDDETTSDDSAIFCDSKHIDKIKDIYGNNMCSNDTQILQTLYMTPQMNVNKTLVDIESHSSVKYQDYNETLDLSPENEFVDKTEEEISTYDTYEVTNEKENISGEDINITKVKPNKRITDNVYVTSEYKEDTEKCIVHSCESNDDYLMSSTNALSSYSNSSSPEVSSTTSEEKNSSILLKITNHNGSRVSKINEIGSSDRLSYKLTEKKEYQNYNTNFSTSGTLITKAAQKYIPPLKESIRDLKIKLTLPQHRLHTLKQLQVSKVEPKIDNIIKYINNNTKQEKPKKPKPKFEDVLKSIDEIQFKKHKDKIKRGKNGIPKVVIKKNEDGAHYASSKRFDTNESYNPDLTGRKWQPWVFLEKNNFIDKMAIKKKVNAVYCHRKNNYVLAEKFRKYKSVYNANFVISQPSSDDSAKGTLKYTIRLKHK, from the coding sequence ATGGATCCTAAAGAATTAAGGGCCAACGCACCACTCAGTATAAGCTTAAGTGATGACAGTACTAAATATGTCCATAGCAGTCCAACGCTGCCAGGTAACAAAAGCAAATCATATCATGAAATTGGATCAAACTCAATGGGTAAGGTGGATGCGATGGCCTCGCGGCCGTGCGCTATTATTGGACCTGATCGGGTACTCACGCAGACCTCTAGtgatgtttatttaaagaaagcGCCAGTCGAACCTTGGCCTTGTTCAGATAATTCATACCGTCAACCACCTGATTACCCAAACAAGTTATCTGAATATCCACCTATCAGAAACATATCACCAAGACAAACATTCCAAGAAAATATGCAGCGTGTTATGGTTCCACCTACAtataattccataaaaaatagtGATGAAAGtagtttaaaaaattcaaagttaAATATGCCGCAAGAGGCTAAATACTGTGATGTGCCTTATAATATGAATTCTGTGACCAATGAACTAAAAAGTGTTAGAAATCCTGACATTCCTATGTCTAGTGTTAATCCTGCTTATAGTAGAGCTGTACCCCATTATGGGTGGCCTGCTGGTGTTAGTATTCGACCTCCGAGACCTTATGGTGCTCCCGAAATTTACCAGTATCAAGAATATCCCGGTGGTGTTGGTCCAAGACCTGTGACAATACCACATCCTCACAGGGTACATCGTGAAGAAGCTGCTCAAGTTTATTCGGAACGTTTTTATCAAGAAGCTAATATACGGTTTAAGCCATACCCTGTTTTGAAAGAAAAGCATCAACAAACAAGGTAtgactatataaataattaccaaaataattttcatcCACCTGTGTCATTCCCACCTCACAAATATGATTTACAAAAACCAATACATCCCCATGCATATCCTGTTTATTCTCAAGTACCAATTAAATACCTGGATAGAAGAGTCCATGAATCTTTCGTAGATGGTTACCAAAGATCTAATCAACAACCAAATTTTAATCCTCAATTTCATAACCAAGTTATTCACCCTCCGTACGGTCCATCATCAGGGAACTGCATACAAAATAAGTCTTTTACAGATTTGTCAGCTAAAGCAATGGCTGCAAATAAGTTGCCATATGAAgctaataacaaaatttatcttGAATTAGATACGTCTCGTAACAAAGGTTATCCCATGcctgaaaatgtttattataatgaaattaatcatACACAGCATATGAggaatgaaattttattacaaaatcactCCTCATTGAATATGCATTCTATGCCACAACATCAAATATATAGAAGAGAGAATATACCTTTAAAACATTATGAGTATAATGTTCATCATAGGAATTTAGATCAgtctgtaaatttaaattattcattaccAAGAATACCTTTACAATTTTCACCCAACACTGTTGCGATTTCACCTTCTGACTCAAACACCAGTAATGATACTGGACATACTGTAGGAACAGCTCAAGAGGACTGTGGGTATGTAAGTCAATCATCAACTAATAGTGCAAGAAGTTTAGATGCTAACAGTTTGTCAGTTCACAAAGATAGGTACAGAAGACATGACTACAACAACCAAACAATTCAACGTAATgtcttacatattaataattctgaaaaaaactctaaaaataaaacaaattcatcaAGCAAGAAAAACATTGATGTACGACAATTTTTACAAATGTGGAATGAAGGAGAAGATGAGGCCAGTGAATCCAATAAAGAAATTGTGACACAAATTCATCAGAATAATTTCTCTATACCTCCTAAAACGCCTAATAATCAGGAACAACTCTATGTTCTTGGATTAGTAAATGTACCTAGTGAAGAACTTAGTAAATACGAACATATACAGAAAATTTCTAAACTTCCTGAAAATATAAAAGGTTACAacaatatagaattattaaatcaatacgAGGAACTTTTAGAATCACCACATAACaataactacaaaaatattcaaaaagttCATAAAGATCACAACTTGTTGTCTAAAAGGCCAAATGATAAAGAAATTGTATCTTTGCCTCGCCCAGTTTCTCCTTTAGATGTTGAAGCAAAAATCAGCCAATCTGTCATTCATAAAGAAGTAGGTTGTAACTTCGAAATCAAACCATGTAGTCCTGAAATGTTAAATGTAGAAGTAGCAACTCCAATACAAAGTATATTAGGGGAAAGAATAATTGAAAAAGTTGCAAACCCAAATGCTAATATGTCTAAGTCACCAAGGTTATCAATGAATGATGACAATAGAAatcatagtaatattaaaattgcaagTTGCGATATGATTAATACACAATATACTGTTAATAATTATGCTAATGGCATAAAGAACAACCATTATAATGTACAAGACTTTGACAGCAATTCCGGTATATGCTTAGCCTCTCTCCCGAGATTAGATAATGACATCGAGCTCAATTTTCCTGAAATTAatcaacaatttataaaagCGAATAAAATTGAATCTGATTCACATCTGTTTCAAAAAGATTTAGTGCAATTAAATTTGGATCAAGTCAGCCAAGAAAGAAACAATTTCCAACAAAACAGTAACTCACCATCACAATTTTGTTTGGGTGCGCCAGAAAAAGAATTTTCCAAATTGAGTAAATATAGGAAGAGCAAAAAATGTGATTTAATGCCTAAAGAAGATATCGTAGAAAGAAGTAATGTAGGAACAGCGCAGCAGCGAATAAACAGTGTAATCATAAAAAATCCAGATACAAAATTACCGGAAGATAATAATAACTCTTGTTCTACTGCCAACAACACATTGGGTgagaatataaataacaattttaatgcgGATCCAAATTCTGAAAACCTTCTTAATTCTTTACTGCCTGAAAACAACAAAATGTTGTCGTTCGACACTGCTATTGATTTTAGCTTAAATAAAACTGAAGAAACTAAATCGTACGATTGTCTTAGTAAGTGTACTGATGAACCAGATTactttaatgataatgataatataaattttacaccTGTCACGGTAATTGACAAAGAAATTATATCAAAAGAAAAACCTATAGAGTTACAAATAAAAGAGGTAAAAGAAATTGAAGCCATTGAAGAAGTTAACATTAACAATCAGCCAATAGTGTATTCaagaattgaaataaatgacaataacGCGTCGATATCTTATGACATGACGATAAGTGACAGAAACAAAGAAAATAGTATTCCTGTTATACAAAACATTTCAAGTATAACTGAGATGGAAGAGTACGCTAATCTACAACAGAATAGTTCATGTGATATAATCCAGGGAGACGACTGCATAGGCGAAACTTCCACTGTATTGGAAACAgttaacaaagaaaatataaataataatcaaatttatacAACAATTCCTGTTCCTGATGTAATCAGTGACAAAGTAGAAAAGTGCCTTGAGAAAAACTTAGAGACTATCGAACTTGAGGTTACACTAGACTCCCATGAAGAAGGAGTTGAAAGTAAAAATGATACAATCATCGCAAACGAAAATAAATGTGATGATGTGGATAAAAGAcatatcatattagaaactgAAGCTGAAACTGCTGAGAGTAAAAATATTACCGCTGTTAGAGAAAACAGTACGACAGAGACTGTACTTAGTAAAATCacgaaaaacaaaattgatgaAGGATCTATTTTGCAAAATGCAACTTCAGTGGAGAGTAATAAAAACATAGAATTATCTGGagtttttgatgaaataaaagaaattgttaatagtactgaaaataaaaatctcgAAGAAGAAAAAGTCTTAATGGCAGTTAATGCAGATATAATggaaataaaagatataaatgaGGAGCTTGAGCAGTTCCAATATGTGAAATCTTGTCCTATAGATttacaagtaaattataaaactgaTGATTATACTGTcatatcaaaaaataatgattctTTATTGAAAGACAGTAATCAAGACACAAATATGATTGAAACGAAGATGAGTGACTTATCAACCGCATTGGATTCATCTGAATCTAGTAGTAACTGtgaaaaacaaataacacaTACGTCACTTAATAATGATGGCTTAAAAAGttcagaaaataataaagagGAACTGTCGGAACTTTCAGATCAGGATGAagaaaaaaattgcaataaagAAGAATTAGTTTcatgtacaaatataaataatgaaaatctaGAAGTCAGTCAAGTAATTAGCgctaataaagaaaaagaaaatattaataatgatgagTTAAGCCCTAAACTGAAAATAACTAAGTCCGTTAATAATCCATATCAGGAAAGAAAATACGATCATTTTGCCAAAGAACTTTATTCACCTAGGATTCAAAAACTAATCACATTTCATGAAGGGGTTTGTAAAGTAATACCAAATAATGATGACTGTTTGAAAACAACAGAAAAACGAATTGAAGTAGATACTTCAGACGAAACTTTAAACGAAAATGATATAAAAGAAAGCAAAGACATAGAAATGAAAGATGTGGTGCAAAATGATGTAGATGATGTCATAGATTTCTCTGAAAGTTGTTCGAACGaagaacaaaaaattaattgtgaTCCCATCGATACCCAAATAGACGGCAAAGATTTAACAAAAAGTCCTGAAGATGAAATAATTCCTGATGAGGAAGACTGTACAAAAAAGACAAATTGCGTCTCTTTTGTACGacgaaatgttttaaaaagatCTTTATCAGAATCAGCATTAGGTGATTACGAAGAAAATGAAAACCATTCAGTCTTTTCGCCTACCAAAcgtaaaaaaagaaatcataatattataaatcctgTGATTTCGGAAGAATTGTGCAGTATAATACAAACTAACCGAAGAAATTCTATATCGACATTCTACAATGAAGAGAACGTGTTTATACTAATAgacaatgatataattataaccgAAGAACAGGATGATGCAGAAAAAATGTACTACACTGAAATACCTGATGatttatcgaataatatttcGCAAAATGATTCTTCGAATAATGAAAATTCTACTTTAAACACAGAAATGGTTTCAGACGAGACTAATCAACTCTGTGAGTATTcggataatttaaattttatcgaaGAAAAAACCGTCGAAGAATCATGGGTAGAAGACGTAGCTTGTATAGAAACAGTAGTGAGCGACGACATAACTGATGATATTGATTATGATAATATGTCaccaaaaaagaataatattgacGATGAAACTACAAGCGATGACTCTGCTATATTTTGTGATAGTAaacatatagataaaataaaagatatatatgGTAACAATATGTGTAGTAACGATACACAAATACTGCAAACCTTATATATGACTCCACAAATGAATGTTAATAAAACTCTTGTTGATATAGAATCTCATAGCTCAGTTAAATACCAAGATTATAATGAGACATTAGATCTTTCACCAGAAAATGAATTTGTTGATAAAACTGAAGAAGAGATTTCTACATACGACACTTACGAAGTTACgaatgaaaaagaaaacataagtGGAGAAgatataaatatcacaaaagTAAAACCAAATAAACGGATAACGGATAATGTTTACGTTACAAGTGAATATAAAGAGGATACAGAAAAATGCATTGTACACTCATGCGAATCGAATGATGATTATTTGATGAGTTCAACAAATGCGCTATCTAGTTATTCAAATTCAAGTTCACCTGAAGTGTCTTCTACAACATCGGAGGAGAAAAATTCaagcattttattaaaaataacaaatcataATGGATCTAGAGTGtcgaaaattaatgaaattggaTCCTCGGATCGATTAAGTTATAAACTCACTGAAAAAAAAGAGTACCAAaactataatacaaattttagtaCGTCTGGGACATTGATTACAAAAGCTGctcaaaaatatataccacCTTTAAAAGAAAGCATACGCGAtctcaaaataaaacttactttaCCTCAACATCGCCTTCACACTTTGAAACAACTACAAGTATCCAAAGTAGAACCAaagatagataatataataaaatatattaataataatacaaaacaagaAAAACCAAAAAAACCGAAACCAAAATTCGAAGATGTTCTTAAAAGTATAGatgaaattcaatttaagaaacataaagacaaaataaaaagagGAAAAAATGGTATACCTAAAGTagttataaagaaaaatgaagATGGGGCACATTATGCCAGTAGCAAAAGATTCGATACCAATGAATCGTATAACCCGGACTTAACCGGTAGAAAATGGCAACCTTGGGTTTTCctcgaaaaaaataatttcattgataaaatggctattaagaaaaaagtaaacGCCGTGTATTGTCAccgaaaaaataattacgtattagcGGAAAAGTTTAGAAAATACAAATCAGTTTATAACGCCAACTTTGTCATATCCCAACCTAGCTCTGACGATTCAGCAAAGGGAACCTTGAAATATACAATTAGATTGAAGCACAAATAA
- the LOC124531384 gene encoding cleft lip and palate transmembrane protein 1-like protein: MKYISITLILSLIFAGYVINTIWTLAEIFIPPECSRGERCISNYLASNPVQHLVLYTSVKEYPYRNGIYEASVNKVHTSLKFDYRNEATVVVTLKIPRKTRNNGSLYMHAVLLDEKRLYDDFIDIFRTESVHTLPLVTHIEPQAATFNLLQSNDEGKKQNKEKKIKPYSHISTIAPLAILTDNLNLPVHKVPAELYPYMKVRGEKFLPIIQHNVLKSRISHLQLLNSSTPEVNVTVTVAPATYGSLRLALHVRLALEQLHSLGFSDKDVDDVKGIFADTNLYLLSATVLIASCHLLFDFLAFKNDVSFWKRKRSLAGLSARTVIWRAFSQLVIFFYLLDEQTSLLVLVPAGISAVIEAWKVSVVLHVRVARAGWRLRVWRERADAAERSTARADREAMRYLALLLYPLCAAGALYSLLYEPHRGWYSWALTSVVNGVYAFGFLLMLPQLFVNYRLRSVAALPWRAFMYKAFNTFIDDVFAFIITMPTAHRVACFRDDLVFLVYLYQRWLYPVDKTRTDTAASMDENPEELEPIKQKDD; the protein is encoded by the exons ATGAAGTACATTTCAATTACTTTGATTTTATCACTAATTTTTGCTggatatgtaattaatacaatttggaCATTAGCTGAAATTTTTATTCCACCGGAATGTAGTCGTGGCGAAAGATGTATTTCAAATTATCTAGCATCAAATCCCGTACAGCATCTAGTGTTATATACTTCCGTTAAGGAGTATCCTTATAGAAATGGAATCTATGAGGCATCTGTAAATAAAGTACATACTTCCTTAAAGTTTGATTATCGGAACGAAGCAACCGT GGTTGTGACACTGAAAATACCTCGTAAGACTCGTAATAATGGATCACTATATATGCATGCAGTTCTATTAGATGAAAAGCGACTCTACGACgattttattgacatatttcGTACTGAGTCCGTTCACACATTACCTTTAGTAACACACATTGAACCGCAAGCTGCTACATTTAATCTTTTACAGTCTAAT gaTGAAgggaaaaaacaaaataaagaaaaaaagattAAGCCGTATTCACACATATCTACCATTGCACCATTAGCAATTTTAACAGACAACTTAAATCTGCCTGTTCATAAAGTACCTGCTGAATTGTATCCTTATATgaa GGTACGAGGCGAAAAGTTCCTTCCTATAATACagcataatgttttaaaatctcGAATTTCCCATTTGCAACTCCTGAACAGCAGCACACCTGAAGTTAATGTAACGGTCACAGTAGCTCCCGCCACATATGGCTCTCTGCGTCTGGCATTGCATGTGCGACTTGCATTGGAACAACTGCACAGCTTGGGTTTCAGCGACAAAGATGTTGACGATGTTAAGGGAATATTTGCTGACACCAATCTCTATTTGCTGTCTGCAACTGTCCTAATTGCTAGCTGTCAT TTGTTATTTGACTTCCTGGCATTCAAGAATGATGTGTCGTTTTGGAAGCGAAAGCGGTCCCTGGCTGGTCTCTCTGCTCGGACTGTCATTTGGCGTGCTTTCTCACAATTAGTGATTTTCTTTTATCTATTAGATGAACAAACTTCACTATTAGTTCTCGTTCCCGCCGGCATCAGTGCAGTAATAGAG GCGTGGAAGGTGAGCGTGGTGCTGCACGTGCGCGTGGCGCGCGCGGGCTGGCGGCTGCGCGTGTGGCGCGAGCGCGCCGACGCCGCCGAGCGCAGCACGGCGCGCGCCGACCGCGAGGCCATGCGCTACCTGGCGCTGCTGCTCTACCCGCTGTGCGCCGCCGGCGCGCTCTACTCGCTGCTCTACGAGCCGCACCGCGG CTGGTACTCGTGGGCGCTGACGAGCGTGGTGAACGGCGTGTACGCGTTCGGGTTCCTGCTGATGCTGCCGCAGCTGTTCGTCAACTACCGGCTGCGGTCGGTGGCGGCGCTGCCGTGGCGCGCCTTCATGTACAAGGCGTTCAACACGTTCATCGACGACGTGTTCGCGTTCATCATCACGATGCCAACCGCGCACCGCGTCGCCTGCTTCCGCGACGATCTCGTCTTCCTCGTCTACTTGTACCAGAGATG GTTATATCCCGTAGACAAGACCCGAACCGACACGGCTGCCAGCATGGACGAAAACCCCGAGGAACTGGAGCCCATTAAACAGAAAGATGACTGA